A single window of Colletotrichum destructivum chromosome 9, complete sequence DNA harbors:
- a CDS encoding Putative Zinc finger, GATA-type, Zinc finger, NHR/GATA-type, with translation MEAGGSGPRQSRPLSASHPDRFEPRHPPPREPLDRHYRDGPAMATAALISPSSTHYGHPSSFSSGYQHATPGPSIAGMISPIEPRRPSDESETPHRQSLPSLSEVISGAKPSPYPPSQASSMSGSQSFPSPFAPGPPRSYAESSTDKNSPRPSHPASTYAPRQEALPAMSDPPRPPPFGGRPPAPLSSFSATQPSPPHKSEHMRDIDPRAAEPAGPYAQHQPPPPPIYPHPSQLPPGQVPLPAYPVSPRHGGPPLPSPFEAQRPAAHAEEAEYSSGRPQYDRTLVTRHLDAWGYQDCLSRMAGSARTIYNFAEAYGRIAAEQHGGHPLPDRLPTEREVMEMLDNVDYIRNSLDSVRQLIKESEQRVRAAGKQKGYEDEDMPMYDGMNKNNYGMTEVKKRRGRAAPPGRCHSCNRVDTPEWRRGPDGARTLCNACGLHYAKLERKRQLEARQIRPKPSDERS, from the exons ATGGAAGCGGGCGGATCTGGTCCTAGGCAAAG CCGTCCACTTTCTGCCAGTCATCCTGATCGCTTTGagcctcgtcatcctccacCAAGAGAACCCCTCGACCGACACTACCGCGACGGCCCCGCCATGGCGACCGCAGCCCTTATTAGCCCAAGCTCGACCCATTACGGCCATCCCTCATCCTTCTCTTCTGGCTATCAGCACGCAACTCCAGGACCTAGTATCGCAGGCATGATTTCGCCGATTgaacctcgacgaccttcGGACGAGTCCGAGACCCCTCATCGACAGTCGCTCCCTTCGCTCTCTGAGGTCATTTCGGGAGCCAAGCCCAGCCCTTATCCGCCCTCCCAAGCGTCCAGCATGTCAGGCTCCCAGAGCTTTCCTTCGCCCTTCGCACCTGGTCCGCCGCGGTCCTACGCCGAGTCTTCGACCGACAAGAACTCACCCAGACCTTCTCACCCCGCGTCGACGTATGCGCCCAGGCAAGAAGCCCTGCCGGCCATGTCAGATCCTCCAAGACCTCCACCATTCGGCGGTCGGCCACCCGCGCCCTTGAGCAGCTTTTCTGCGACTCAGCCCAGCCCCCCTCACAAGTCGGAGCACATGCGTGACATCGATCCCAGGGCCGCCGAGCCTGCCGGCCCTTACGCGCAACaccaaccgccgccgccgccgataTATCCTCACCCAAGCCAGCTCCCGCCAGGACAGGTTCCTCTGCCGGCGTACCCTGTCTCGCCTCGTCACGGCGGTCCGCCGCTGCCTTCCCCGTTTGAAGCGCAGCGTCCCGCAGCCCATGCTGAAGAGGCCGAGTACAGCTCCGGGCGCCCTCAGTATGATCGTACCCTCGTCACCCGTCACCTGGATGCTTGGGGATACCAGGATTGTCTTTCTAGA ATGGCTGGATCCGCAAGGACGATCTATAACTTTGCAGAGGCGTATGGCAGAATCGCGGCCGAGCAGCATGGTGGCCACCCGCTGCCTGATCGGCTTCCCACCGAGCGGGAAGTGATGGAAATGTTGGACAACGTGGACTACATCCGAAACTCACTGGACTCGGTTCGACAACTTATCAAGGAGAGTGAACAACGCGTACGGGCGGCCGGCAAACAGAAGGGctacgaggacgaggacatgcCGATGTACGACGGCATGAACAAGAATAACTACGGCATGACGGAAGTCAAGAAGCGACGAGGG AGGGCCGCACCTCCAGGGAGATGCCACAGCTGCAATCGAGTCGATACGCCGgaatggcgacgaggacctgaCGGCGCCCGGACGCTTTGCAACGCGTGCGGTCTGCACTACGCCAAGTTGGAGCGGAAGCGTCAGCTCGAAGCTCGACAAATCCGCCCCAAGCCCTCTGACGAGAGGAGCTAA